A single window of Nicotiana sylvestris chromosome 3, ASM39365v2, whole genome shotgun sequence DNA harbors:
- the LOC138887527 gene encoding uncharacterized protein, whose amino-acid sequence MTSYEYLYGRRCHYSVGWFEPEKARLLGTDFVYDALEKVKLIQEWLRAAQSRKKSYADRKARDVSFMVGEKVLLRVLPIKGVTRFGKKGKFIPQYIGPFEVLKGVGEVTYRLSLPPSLSGVHLMLHFFMLQKYYEDPSHELDFCLVQLIGNLTYDEELVDILDRQVRKRRSNNITSEKVQWRGQLVEEVTWETEHDMWSKYHNLFDISGMILNLFEDERLFKSGRM is encoded by the coding sequence ATGACTTCGTATGAGTActtatatgggaggcgatgtcattattcggttggttggtttgagcctgagaaggctaggttgttgggcactGATTTTGTTtatgatgctttggagaaggtgaaattgattCAAGAGTGGCTTCGTGCAGcgcagtccaggaaaaagagttatgctgatagaaaAGCTCGTGATGTGTCATTCATGGTAGGTGAGAAGGTTCTACTCAGAGTATTGCCCATAAAGGGTGTcacgagatttgggaagaaaggcaagtttatCCCTCAGTATATTGGTCCTTTCGAGGTGTTAAAGGGAGTCGGTGAGGTGACCTACAGActttctttgccacccagcttatcgggagttcatctgATGTTACATTTTTTCATGCTCCAGAAGTACTATGAGGATCCGTCACATGAGTTGGATTTCTGCTTAGTGCAATTGATCGGGAATTTGACTTATGATGAGGAGCTGGTAGACattttggataggcaggttcgaaagcgGAGATCAAATAATATTACGTCGGAGaaggttcagtggagaggtcaattggtcgaggaggtgacttgggagaccgagcatgatatgtgGAGCAAATACCATAATCTTTTTGATATCTCAGGTATGATTCTAAAcctgtttgaggacgaacgtttatttaagagcgGGAGAATGTAA